One Myxococcota bacterium genomic window carries:
- a CDS encoding thiolase domain-containing protein, whose protein sequence is MGEHSAVVGIGQTKYDAKRIDVSMPGLCREAALAALADADLSFKDIDAVVIGKAPDMFEGVMMPEMFLADALGAAGKPMIRVHTAGSVGGSTGIVASSLVESGVFERVLCVAFEKQSESNAMWALTVSTPFSVAVIAGAGGYFAPLVRGYMRRSGAPEDTGIRVAVKDRQNALKNPYAHVKIPGVTFEQVMNSPMLWDPIRYLETCPSSDGACAMVFASARAAAKSPGKPAWVHATAMRSEPTMFAGRDQVNPMAGRMNAKDLYAKAGITNPRKEIDCAEIYVPFSWFEPMWMETMGFAEEGQGWRMTYEGATALDGDLPVNMSGGVLSSNPIGASGLIRFAEAAMQVRGQAGEHQVDGVHKALGHAYGGGSQYFSTYIVADHKP, encoded by the coding sequence ATGGGCGAGCACAGCGCGGTCGTCGGGATCGGCCAGACCAAGTACGACGCCAAGCGCATCGACGTGTCGATGCCCGGACTGTGTCGCGAGGCGGCGCTGGCCGCGCTCGCCGACGCCGACCTGTCCTTCAAGGACATCGACGCGGTGGTGATCGGCAAGGCGCCCGACATGTTCGAGGGCGTGATGATGCCCGAGATGTTCCTGGCCGACGCGCTGGGCGCGGCGGGCAAGCCCATGATCCGCGTGCACACCGCGGGCAGCGTGGGCGGCTCGACCGGCATCGTGGCCTCGTCGCTGGTCGAGTCGGGCGTGTTCGAGCGCGTGCTGTGCGTGGCCTTCGAGAAGCAGTCCGAGTCGAACGCGATGTGGGCGCTCACCGTGTCGACACCGTTCAGTGTCGCGGTGATCGCGGGCGCGGGCGGCTACTTCGCGCCGCTCGTGCGCGGCTACATGCGCCGCTCGGGCGCGCCCGAGGACACCGGCATCCGCGTGGCGGTGAAGGACCGCCAGAACGCGCTCAAGAACCCCTACGCGCACGTGAAGATCCCGGGAGTCACCTTCGAGCAGGTGATGAACTCACCCATGCTCTGGGACCCGATCCGCTATCTCGAGACCTGCCCCTCTTCGGACGGCGCGTGCGCCATGGTCTTCGCCAGCGCGCGCGCGGCCGCGAAGTCACCCGGCAAGCCCGCGTGGGTGCACGCCACGGCGATGCGCTCCGAGCCGACCATGTTCGCCGGCCGCGACCAGGTGAACCCGATGGCCGGCCGCATGAACGCGAAGGACCTGTACGCCAAAGCCGGCATCACCAACCCGCGCAAGGAGATCGACTGCGCGGAGATCTACGTGCCCTTCAGCTGGTTCGAGCCCATGTGGATGGAGACCATGGGCTTCGCCGAGGAGGGCCAGGGCTGGCGGATGACTTACGAGGGCGCGACCGCGCTCGACGGCGACCTGCCGGTGAACATGTCGGGCGGCGTGCTGTCGTCCAACCCGATCGGCGCGTCGGGGCTGATCCGCTTCGCCGAGGCGGCCATGCAGGTGCGCGGCCAGGCGGGCGAGCACCAGGTCGACGGCGTGCACAAGGCGCTGGGGCACGCCTACGGCGGCGGGTCACAGTATTTCAGCACGTACATCGTCGCCGACCACAAACCCTGA